In bacterium, one DNA window encodes the following:
- the rplT gene encoding 50S ribosomal protein L20, with protein sequence MPRATNNPAARQKRNKVMKQARGYVAGRGSQFRMAREQVERALAQEYKDRKRRKRDFRRLWITRINAAARIQGLSYSHFINGLKKANVQIDRKQLADLAVRDMDSFAKLAAVARDAL encoded by the coding sequence ATGCCGAGAGCAACCAACAATCCCGCCGCGAGGCAGAAGCGCAACAAGGTGATGAAGCAGGCCCGGGGCTACGTTGCCGGCCGCGGTTCGCAGTTTCGCATGGCCCGCGAACAGGTCGAACGCGCCCTTGCGCAGGAATACAAGGATCGCAAGCGCCGCAAGCGTGATTTCCGCAGGCTCTGGATCACCAGGATCAACGCGGCGGCCCGTATCCAGGGCTTGAGCTACAGCCATTTCATCAACGGCTTGAAGAAGGCAAACGTGCAGATCGACCGCAAGCAGCTCGCCGATCTCGCCGTGCGTGACATGGACAGCTTTGCCAAGCTGGCCGCGGTAGCGCGAGACGCCCTGTAG
- the rny gene encoding ribonuclease Y, with product MNQVPTTAWMGLIAVAFFFLGWWWNKQRVARLFGDTKRERDRLITDARREADNIRKSADLEAKDEIYRARQKFEAETEATRRELAKRTEYLDQRDSSLNKKVTYVDHKEAKLEQRETELKQQSVEVEELRLKFQEKLAAQVVKLESIAGLSADNARQQLMDRMISQARLSAAKSVQEVREEAERTSRRESQKILSQAIQRYAAEHVAETSVSVVDLPNDDMKGRIIGREGRNIRAFELATGVDVIIDDTPEAVIISGFDPVRREVACQSLQQLIRDGRIHPGRIEEVVQKTNAEMQERIRDIGEQVCLELGLQNVNPKLHPYIGRLHYRTSYGQNLLLHSKEVAGVAAVIAGELGLDANLARRCGFLHDIGKAADHEFDGPHALVGARILKKLGEHSHVINAVEGHHQDVDAESPYTYITAAADAVSASRPGARRESFDNYIKRLENLERIAESFEGVDKCYAIQAGREVRVLVNHDKISDAEAVLMAEEISRRVEGELEYPGQIKIMVLRESRAVAYAR from the coding sequence ATGAATCAAGTGCCGACGACGGCCTGGATGGGTCTGATCGCCGTCGCTTTCTTTTTCCTCGGCTGGTGGTGGAACAAGCAGCGCGTAGCCCGCCTCTTCGGCGACACCAAGCGCGAGCGCGACCGCCTCATAACCGACGCCAGGCGCGAAGCCGATAACATCCGCAAGAGCGCCGATCTCGAGGCCAAGGACGAGATATACCGCGCCCGTCAGAAATTCGAAGCCGAGACCGAGGCCACCCGGCGCGAACTGGCCAAGCGCACGGAATACCTCGATCAGCGCGATTCCAGTCTTAACAAGAAGGTCACCTACGTGGACCACAAGGAGGCCAAGCTGGAGCAGCGCGAGACCGAACTGAAGCAGCAGAGCGTCGAGGTCGAGGAGCTTCGCCTGAAGTTCCAGGAGAAGCTGGCGGCGCAGGTGGTCAAGCTGGAGAGCATCGCCGGTCTAAGCGCCGATAATGCCCGCCAGCAGCTCATGGACCGCATGATATCCCAGGCGCGCCTCTCGGCCGCCAAGAGCGTGCAGGAAGTAAGGGAGGAGGCGGAACGTACGTCCCGGCGAGAGTCACAGAAGATCCTCAGCCAGGCCATACAGCGCTATGCCGCGGAGCACGTGGCCGAGACCTCGGTCTCGGTGGTCGACCTCCCCAACGACGATATGAAGGGCCGCATCATCGGGCGCGAAGGCCGGAACATCAGGGCCTTCGAACTTGCGACCGGCGTCGACGTGATCATCGATGATACCCCCGAGGCGGTGATCATCTCAGGCTTCGACCCGGTGCGGCGCGAGGTCGCCTGCCAATCCCTGCAGCAGCTCATACGCGACGGGCGCATCCATCCGGGCCGCATCGAGGAAGTGGTGCAGAAGACCAATGCGGAAATGCAGGAGCGGATCCGAGATATCGGCGAGCAGGTCTGCCTCGAGCTGGGACTGCAGAACGTCAATCCCAAGCTGCACCCGTACATCGGGCGCCTCCACTACCGCACCAGCTACGGCCAGAACCTCTTGTTGCACAGCAAGGAAGTGGCCGGCGTGGCGGCCGTCATCGCCGGGGAACTTGGGCTCGACGCCAATCTGGCCAGGCGCTGCGGCTTCCTCCACGACATCGGCAAGGCGGCGGACCACGAGTTCGATGGCCCCCACGCCCTGGTGGGAGCCCGGATCCTCAAGAAGCTGGGCGAACACAGCCATGTCATCAACGCTGTCGAAGGACACCACCAGGACGTCGACGCGGAGTCGCCCTACACGTACATCACGGCCGCAGCCGACGCCGTGTCGGCTTCGCGACCGGGCGCCAGGCGCGAGAGCTTCGACAACTACATCAAGCGGTTGGAGAACCTCGAACGCATCGCCGAGAGTTTCGAGGGCGTCGACAAGTGTTACGCCATCCAGGCCGGCCGCGAGGTGCGTGTCCTGGTCAACCACGACAAGATCTCCGACGCCGAGGCCGTGTTGATGGCCGAGGAGATCAGCCGTCGCGTAGAGGGTGAGCTCGAGTATCCCGGGCAGATCAAGATCATGGTCCTGCGCGAGTCGCGAGCCGTGGCCTATGCCCGTTGA
- the rpmI gene encoding 50S ribosomal protein L35: MKGPKMKTNRAAAKRFKRTGSGRVKRNHAYHGHLFTAKSPKRKRNLRKATMLDSADMARVNKMLAGN; encoded by the coding sequence ATGAAAGGTCCGAAGATGAAGACGAACCGAGCCGCGGCCAAGCGCTTCAAGCGTACCGGCTCGGGCCGCGTGAAGCGCAACCACGCTTACCATGGCCACCTGTTCACCGCCAAGAGCCCCAAGCGCAAGCGCAACCTGCGCAAGGCGACCATGCTCGACTCCGCAGACATGGCCCGGGTCAACAAGATGCTGGCCGGCAACTAG
- a CDS encoding RNA polymerase sigma factor RpoD/SigA: protein MYEIELSSDRREDASLQHYLQTIGKYKLLTKEEEFELARRIRGGDKDALDHLVNANLRFVVSVAKKFLNQGLSYMDLIAEGNIGLITAAKRFDERRDFRFISYAVWWIRQAIQKAIAEQTNTVRLPINRTQQAQRMKKASRRLEQLHHRKATEEEVAAELGLTLRKMNQIRNASRPLASLDESVFDDESISLAETLADPDEKTPEEYLLTGEMLLEMRQALEKLTPRERSIIIRYYGLGDDEPASLETIGQDIDLSRERVRQIRNQALGRIRHAVSGGRLLDYLN, encoded by the coding sequence GTGTACGAAATAGAACTGAGCAGCGATCGTCGCGAGGACGCGAGTCTGCAACATTACCTGCAGACGATCGGCAAGTACAAGCTCTTGACCAAGGAAGAGGAGTTCGAACTGGCGCGTCGCATCCGCGGCGGCGACAAGGATGCCCTCGACCATCTCGTGAACGCCAACCTGCGCTTCGTGGTCAGCGTCGCCAAGAAGTTCCTCAACCAGGGATTGAGCTACATGGACCTGATCGCAGAGGGCAACATCGGCCTGATCACCGCCGCCAAGCGCTTTGACGAACGGCGGGATTTCCGGTTCATTTCCTACGCCGTCTGGTGGATCAGACAGGCCATCCAGAAGGCAATCGCCGAGCAGACGAACACGGTACGTCTGCCGATCAACCGCACCCAGCAGGCTCAGCGGATGAAGAAGGCTTCGCGTCGACTCGAGCAGCTGCATCACCGCAAGGCCACCGAGGAAGAGGTGGCGGCCGAGCTGGGTCTCACCCTGCGCAAGATGAACCAGATACGCAACGCGAGCCGGCCCCTGGCCAGTCTCGACGAGAGCGTCTTCGACGACGAGAGCATCAGCCTGGCCGAGACCCTGGCCGATCCCGACGAGAAGACGCCGGAAGAGTATCTCCTGACCGGGGAGATGCTCCTCGAAATGCGCCAGGCCCTGGAGAAGCTGACGCCGCGCGAACGCAGCATCATCATACGCTACTACGGACTCGGTGACGACGAACCGGCCTCGCTGGAGACCATCGGACAGGACATAGATCTGAGCCGCGAGCGGGTGCGCCAGATCCGCAATCAGGCTCTCGGCAGGATACGTCATGCCGTGTCCGGCGGGCGTCTGCTGGATTACCTGAATTGA
- a CDS encoding cell division protein ZapA, which translates to MSDPSSVNVTIFGREYTLRGDAETAYVQKVAALVDEKMREISAQSDLASTSKVAILVAVNLADELLRERQKHQQALNLLDERTGQIAAYLDKEMEKL; encoded by the coding sequence ATGTCCGATCCCAGTAGCGTTAACGTGACCATCTTTGGTCGGGAATATACTTTGCGTGGCGACGCGGAGACTGCGTACGTCCAGAAGGTCGCAGCCCTCGTGGATGAGAAGATGCGAGAGATTTCGGCTCAGTCCGATCTCGCTTCGACCAGCAAAGTGGCCATTCTCGTGGCCGTCAACTTGGCGGACGAACTGCTGCGGGAGCGTCAGAAGCACCAGCAAGCCCTGAATCTCCTGGACGAGAGGACAGGGCAGATCGCCGCCTACCTCGACAAGGAGATGGAAAAGCTCTGA
- a CDS encoding bifunctional 5,10-methylenetetrahydrofolate dehydrogenase/5,10-methenyltetrahydrofolate cyclohydrolase: MESRKLSGAVVRDAVFACLARGVETSGRKPGLAVVLVGDDPASCVYVAGKGRACEKLGFHHVTHHLPADTSEGEILRLLAALNDAADIHGILVQIPLPGHIDAARVQAAVAPRKDVDGFHPENLGRLLAGRPGFVPCTPLGIIEMLRHHGVELAGREVAIVGRSVIVGRPLAMLLSLKAELGNATVTLCHSATRDLAAVTRRADLVVAAMGVPGALDRDHVAEGAVVVDVGINRVEDPAAKKGYRLVGDVAPDALDGWASAYTPVPGGVGLMTIAMLMRNTWEAMVQQEQAR; this comes from the coding sequence GTGGAGAGTCGTAAGCTGTCGGGTGCCGTGGTGCGTGACGCCGTCTTCGCGTGTCTCGCCCGTGGCGTCGAGACTTCGGGGCGTAAACCCGGACTGGCCGTCGTCCTGGTCGGAGACGATCCGGCGTCGTGCGTCTACGTCGCCGGCAAGGGGCGCGCCTGCGAGAAGCTGGGTTTCCACCACGTCACGCACCACCTGCCGGCGGATACGAGCGAAGGCGAGATCCTGCGGCTGCTCGCCGCCTTGAACGACGCGGCGGACATCCACGGCATCCTCGTGCAGATCCCCCTGCCCGGTCACATCGACGCGGCGCGCGTACAGGCTGCGGTCGCGCCGCGCAAGGACGTGGACGGCTTCCACCCCGAGAATCTCGGCCGCCTCCTGGCCGGCCGGCCCGGCTTCGTCCCGTGCACGCCGCTGGGCATCATCGAGATGCTCCGTCACCACGGCGTGGAACTGGCCGGGCGCGAGGTGGCCATCGTCGGCCGCAGCGTGATCGTGGGGCGACCCCTGGCGATGCTCCTGTCGCTGAAGGCGGAACTCGGCAACGCGACCGTCACCCTCTGCCATTCCGCCACCCGCGACCTCGCAGCCGTCACGCGTCGCGCGGACCTGGTCGTGGCTGCCATGGGCGTGCCCGGCGCCCTGGATCGGGATCACGTCGCCGAAGGCGCGGTCGTGGTCGACGTCGGCATCAACAGGGTTGAGGACCCCGCGGCGAAGAAGGGCTATCGCCTTGTCGGCGACGTGGCGCCGGATGCGCTCGACGGCTGGGCGTCGGCGTACACTCCCGTGCCCGGCGGCGTGGGTCTGATGACGATCGCCATGTTGATGCGGAACACCTGGGAGGCCATGGTGCAGCAGGAGCAAGCACGTTGA
- the thrS gene encoding threonine--tRNA ligase, producing the protein MAQMQLTLPDGNTVAVSEGASFKDAVGEIGAGLLRNAVAVTHDDVHYTLDENVPGAGRLQVITRDSAEGLDTLRHSAAHLLAWAVQELYPGAKFAFGPAIEHGFYYDFDREEPFAEEDLTKIEDKMRELAARKVPIVRKTITAAQGREIFAGQPYKIEQIESLGEASLSAYVMGGFTDLCEGPHVPGTEELKAFKLLNVAGAYWRGDSENQQLQRIHGTAFYKKKDLDAHLAMLEEARRRDHRKLGRELDLFGGMDEAGPGLSFWYPRGDVLREEIIGFWKTLHRRDGYVTVTTPHISQADLWDTSGHMQFYRENMYVFEQDDRTYVVKPMNCPGHILIYKRHKRSYRNLPVRYAELGTVYRAELRGTLHGLMRVRGFTQDDAHIFCTPAQLEDEVCGVLDLTKEILGTFGFDEFKVELSVRDPQNKDKYAGTDEEWEMAENSLVSALAKHGLGYTREEGEAVFYGPKIDIKLIDAIGRKWQATTVQFDFNLPRRFEVVYVDQDGQEKYVYMVHRAIMGSLERFIGILTEHYAGDFPLWLAPEHCRILSVSRDHHAYAQDVAKRLFDKGLRAHADVRDEKIGYKIRDAETMRVPYMLVVGQKEAAADSVAVRVRHGGDLGERTVQDISELMLDEIARKK; encoded by the coding sequence ATGGCTCAGATGCAGTTGACCCTGCCGGACGGCAACACGGTCGCGGTCTCCGAGGGAGCCTCCTTCAAGGACGCCGTCGGTGAGATAGGCGCCGGACTGTTGCGCAACGCGGTGGCCGTGACCCACGACGACGTGCATTACACCCTCGACGAGAACGTGCCGGGCGCGGGCAGGCTGCAGGTCATCACGCGTGACTCGGCGGAGGGTCTGGACACGCTGCGCCACTCCGCGGCTCATCTGCTCGCCTGGGCCGTCCAGGAACTCTACCCGGGCGCCAAATTCGCGTTCGGGCCCGCGATCGAGCACGGTTTCTATTACGACTTCGATCGCGAGGAGCCCTTCGCGGAGGAGGACCTGACGAAGATCGAGGACAAGATGCGCGAACTGGCTGCACGCAAGGTGCCCATCGTTCGCAAGACCATCACCGCCGCTCAGGGACGCGAGATCTTCGCCGGCCAGCCCTACAAGATCGAGCAGATCGAGAGCCTGGGCGAGGCGTCCCTGTCCGCCTACGTCATGGGTGGATTCACGGATCTCTGCGAGGGGCCGCACGTGCCGGGGACGGAAGAACTCAAGGCGTTCAAGCTGTTGAACGTAGCCGGCGCCTACTGGCGCGGGGACAGCGAGAACCAGCAGCTGCAGCGGATTCACGGCACGGCATTCTACAAGAAGAAGGACCTCGACGCGCATCTCGCCATGCTGGAGGAGGCCCGCCGGCGCGATCACCGCAAGCTGGGGCGCGAACTGGATCTCTTCGGCGGCATGGACGAGGCGGGCCCCGGCCTATCGTTCTGGTATCCCCGCGGGGACGTACTGCGCGAGGAGATCATCGGCTTCTGGAAGACCCTTCACCGGCGCGACGGCTACGTCACGGTGACCACGCCCCACATCTCACAGGCGGATCTGTGGGACACGTCGGGTCACATGCAGTTTTACCGGGAGAACATGTACGTCTTCGAGCAGGACGACCGTACCTACGTCGTGAAGCCCATGAACTGCCCCGGCCATATCCTGATCTACAAGCGGCACAAGAGGAGTTACCGCAATCTGCCGGTGCGATACGCGGAGCTCGGCACCGTCTACCGCGCCGAGTTGCGCGGTACCCTGCATGGCTTGATGAGGGTGCGCGGCTTCACTCAGGACGACGCGCACATCTTCTGTACGCCCGCCCAGCTGGAGGACGAGGTCTGCGGCGTGCTGGACCTGACCAAGGAGATCCTGGGCACCTTCGGCTTCGACGAATTCAAGGTCGAACTGTCCGTGCGGGACCCGCAGAACAAGGACAAGTACGCGGGCACCGACGAGGAATGGGAGATGGCGGAGAATTCCCTCGTCAGCGCCCTGGCCAAGCACGGCCTGGGTTACACGCGCGAGGAGGGGGAGGCCGTCTTCTACGGTCCCAAGATCGACATCAAGCTGATCGACGCCATCGGCCGCAAGTGGCAGGCCACTACCGTACAGTTCGATTTCAACCTGCCGCGCCGCTTCGAAGTCGTCTACGTCGATCAGGACGGCCAGGAGAAATATGTCTACATGGTCCACCGAGCCATCATGGGCTCGCTGGAACGCTTCATCGGCATCCTCACCGAGCATTACGCCGGCGATTTCCCGCTCTGGCTGGCCCCCGAGCACTGTCGGATCCTGTCGGTCAGCCGCGATCACCATGCCTACGCCCAGGACGTCGCCAAGAGGCTTTTCGATAAGGGCTTGCGGGCCCATGCCGACGTGCGCGACGAGAAGATAGGCTACAAGATCCGCGACGCGGAGACGATGCGTGTGCCGTACATGCTCGTCGTGGGACAGAAGGAGGCCGCAGCGGACAGCGTGGCCGTACGCGTCCGCCACGGGGGTGATCTGGGCGAGCGGACCGTGCAGGATATTAGCGAGCTCATGCTTGACGAAATCGCTCGCAAGAAGTAG
- the zapB gene encoding cell division protein ZapB — MHEDSFELLEEKVLSAVRRIQELKTENESLTVQCDELTSQVEALNDRANRAESDLAAARSQVALVDQMEGKRKLIEEKVGGLLDKLDSIA; from the coding sequence ATGCATGAAGACAGCTTTGAGCTGTTGGAGGAGAAGGTACTGTCGGCTGTGCGGCGCATACAAGAGCTCAAGACCGAAAATGAGTCCCTGACCGTGCAGTGTGACGAGTTGACGAGCCAAGTCGAGGCTCTCAACGACAGGGCGAACCGGGCAGAGAGCGATCTGGCTGCTGCCCGGTCCCAGGTTGCGTTGGTCGACCAGATGGAAGGCAAACGCAAGTTAATCGAGGAGAAGGTGGGAGGCCTTTTGGATAAGCTCGATTCCATCGCATAG
- the pheS gene encoding phenylalanine--tRNA ligase subunit alpha, with protein MQEMLERLRAEGLALIEGVSAVPEAEKAKVALFGRKGTLTLQLRRLKDLPAERRPAAGAALNALKQELKGLLAARQAALVVQSDAGARADVDLSLPGLPSAAAGSCHPLPAIIKEICDIFHGMGFTVAEGPDVELDWYNFTALNFPTDHPARDSQDTFYINEKLLLRTQTSPVQVRTMEQREPPLAVVVPGRVYRNEAVDASHAAEFFQIEGLYVDENVSLADLKTSVTQFIRTLYGPDTTIRFRPHYFPFTEPSVEVDMRCFACGGDGCNVCGRTGWIEIMGAGMVHPNVFTASGYDRDAYTGFAFGLGIDRIAMLRYGIDDIRLLYENDLRFLHQFRGVS; from the coding sequence ATGCAGGAGATGCTGGAACGTCTGCGCGCCGAAGGACTTGCTCTGATCGAGGGCGTGTCCGCCGTGCCGGAGGCCGAAAAGGCCAAGGTGGCGCTCTTCGGGAGGAAGGGCACGCTCACCTTGCAGTTGCGCAGGCTCAAGGACCTGCCGGCGGAACGGCGGCCGGCCGCCGGCGCCGCACTCAACGCCCTGAAGCAGGAGTTGAAGGGACTGCTGGCCGCACGCCAGGCCGCCCTCGTGGTTCAATCCGACGCCGGAGCGCGCGCCGACGTCGACCTGAGCTTGCCTGGCCTGCCCTCTGCAGCCGCCGGTTCCTGCCATCCCTTGCCTGCGATCATCAAGGAGATCTGCGACATCTTCCACGGCATGGGATTCACGGTGGCCGAGGGCCCGGACGTGGAGCTCGACTGGTACAACTTCACCGCCCTGAATTTCCCGACCGATCATCCGGCGCGCGATAGTCAGGACACCTTCTACATCAACGAGAAGCTGCTCCTGCGCACGCAGACCTCGCCGGTGCAGGTGCGGACCATGGAACAGCGGGAACCACCCCTGGCGGTGGTGGTGCCCGGCCGCGTCTACCGCAACGAGGCGGTGGACGCCTCCCACGCCGCGGAGTTCTTCCAGATCGAAGGCCTCTACGTCGACGAGAACGTGAGCCTGGCCGACCTCAAGACCTCCGTCACCCAGTTCATCCGCACGCTCTACGGTCCCGACACGACGATTCGCTTCCGGCCCCATTACTTCCCCTTCACCGAACCGTCGGTGGAGGTGGACATGCGCTGCTTCGCTTGCGGCGGAGACGGCTGCAACGTGTGCGGGCGGACGGGCTGGATAGAGATAATGGGCGCTGGAATGGTGCATCCCAACGTCTTCACCGCGTCCGGCTACGACCGGGACGCCTATACGGGCTTCGCCTTCGGTCTCGGCATCGACCGCATCGCCATGCTCCGCTACGGCATCGACGATATCAGGCTCCTCTACGAGAACGACCTGCGTTTCCTCCATCAGTTCAGGGGTGTGAGTTGA
- the infC gene encoding translation initiation factor IF-3 has product MIRIPRVLVVDEDGEQLGVMETRDAQALAAERGLDLVEVAPTARPPVCRIMDYGKFKYEQSKKARRARAASHTIKVKTIKLRPKTDEHDYNFKKEHIISFLQKGHKVKVIMQYRGRELSHMELGIEYLKELVEEVAEYGKPEGRPSQEGRTVSLVLMPVKQDRPE; this is encoded by the coding sequence ATGATTCGCATACCCCGCGTCCTCGTCGTGGACGAGGACGGCGAACAGCTGGGGGTGATGGAAACTCGCGACGCCCAGGCACTCGCTGCGGAGCGCGGACTCGATCTGGTGGAAGTGGCGCCCACGGCCAGGCCGCCAGTGTGCCGCATCATGGACTACGGCAAGTTCAAGTACGAGCAGAGCAAGAAGGCCCGTCGTGCGCGGGCAGCGTCACACACCATCAAGGTGAAGACGATCAAGTTACGCCCCAAGACCGATGAACACGACTACAACTTCAAGAAGGAGCACATCATCTCCTTCTTGCAGAAGGGGCACAAGGTCAAGGTCATCATGCAGTATCGCGGCCGTGAACTTTCTCACATGGAGCTCGGTATCGAGTACTTGAAGGAACTCGTCGAGGAAGTGGCAGAATACGGCAAGCCGGAAGGTCGGCCCAGCCAGGAGGGACGCACGGTCTCGCTGGTCCTGATGCCGGTCAAGCAGGACAGACCAGAATAG
- the pheT gene encoding phenylalanine--tRNA ligase subunit beta — translation MKISLNWLRDYVPWEGTAEELAERLTTNGLNVEAVEEFVLAYPGVVVARVVARDTHPDAHRLSLCTVDDGLGVHQVVCGAPNVREGLSVLFARPGAVLPNGMKLKKSKIRGVESHGMICSASELGLNEESEGIIELPDGHAPGTPADELYGYRDMVFEIEVTPNRPDWLCHLGVAREVSAINGAMLRIPTVWSPPKTGTDRLDFTVEIADFSDCPRYTAHIARNLRAGASPRWMQNRLRAVGARPISNIVDITNYVLFETGQPLHAFDLEKLHGNRLSVRRAVDGEPFRTLDGQQRELGKDDLVIADTAGSVALAGVMGGEGSQVCAKTRELLLESAYFDPGIVRRTSRRHQLLSDSSYRFEREADWEAVKQGARRALHLLQEHADAHIEAGFVDRQDPDRREAAPVTLRVEQVNRLLGTRITTIEAVEHLHALGLPCQPVGQVRDRADATGKLLVTVPSFRRDIHEEVDLIEEVARIYGYDNIESASHFRGRASVRRRRLDCVRDAMRTHLAAVGYSEIVTSTFMARGELDRLGLAEDDPRRELLSVHDPRHGGETILRSTLTPSLLATARHNLHADRATPFRLFQLGKSFLAAESGRYGGRHADDELLPRETQTLQLAVIGRTDTVYGDVPADLLEIKGTLQALADQLRIGLAFAGDDSEPYLQPGQQWAVTDEAGRGVGVAGSVSRRCLRAFDLETPVALAEIDLLRLDLEPRPVRYEGFSRFPAVKRDLSLVTPAGVTFEQVRQLVVQKGGPLLENVALFDLFKGGNLETGTAALGIRLKFQSAKSNLKGKAVDKAIDAIIGALHAELGVSLRG, via the coding sequence TTGAAGATCAGTCTGAACTGGCTCAGGGATTACGTGCCCTGGGAGGGCACCGCCGAAGAGCTTGCCGAGCGACTGACGACCAACGGGTTGAACGTGGAAGCGGTCGAGGAATTCGTCCTGGCCTACCCGGGCGTCGTGGTGGCCCGCGTCGTGGCGCGCGACACACATCCCGACGCCCACCGGCTGAGCCTCTGCACGGTCGACGATGGCCTGGGCGTCCACCAGGTTGTGTGCGGCGCTCCCAACGTGCGCGAGGGATTGTCCGTCCTTTTCGCTCGACCGGGCGCGGTATTGCCTAACGGCATGAAACTGAAGAAGAGCAAGATCCGCGGAGTCGAGTCCCACGGCATGATCTGCTCGGCGTCCGAGCTCGGCCTGAACGAGGAGAGCGAGGGCATCATCGAACTGCCGGACGGACACGCTCCCGGCACACCAGCCGACGAACTGTACGGCTACCGCGACATGGTTTTCGAGATCGAGGTCACGCCGAACCGGCCGGACTGGCTGTGCCATCTGGGAGTCGCGCGCGAGGTGTCCGCCATCAACGGCGCCATGCTGCGGATACCCACGGTCTGGTCGCCGCCCAAGACGGGCACGGACAGGCTGGACTTCACGGTCGAGATCGCAGATTTTTCCGATTGCCCGCGCTATACCGCCCACATCGCGCGCAACCTCAGGGCGGGTGCCTCGCCCCGCTGGATGCAGAACCGACTGCGGGCCGTGGGGGCGCGGCCCATCAGCAACATCGTCGACATCACCAACTACGTGCTGTTCGAGACGGGTCAGCCGCTGCACGCCTTCGATCTCGAGAAACTCCACGGCAACCGACTGTCCGTGCGCAGGGCCGTGGACGGCGAGCCGTTCCGGACCCTGGATGGTCAGCAGCGCGAACTGGGCAAGGACGATCTCGTGATCGCCGACACCGCCGGATCCGTAGCCCTGGCGGGCGTCATGGGCGGGGAGGGCTCCCAGGTCTGCGCGAAAACGCGGGAACTCCTGCTCGAAAGCGCGTATTTCGATCCCGGCATCGTGCGGCGCACATCCCGGCGCCACCAGCTCCTCAGCGACTCGTCGTATCGATTCGAGCGGGAAGCCGACTGGGAAGCGGTCAAGCAGGGCGCCAGGCGGGCGCTTCATCTCCTGCAGGAGCACGCCGACGCCCATATCGAGGCAGGCTTCGTGGACAGGCAGGACCCGGATCGCCGGGAGGCGGCGCCGGTCACCCTGCGCGTCGAACAGGTCAATCGGCTGCTGGGAACACGCATCACCACCATCGAGGCCGTCGAGCATCTCCACGCGCTCGGCCTGCCCTGCCAGCCCGTGGGCCAGGTGCGGGACAGGGCCGATGCGACCGGCAAGCTCCTGGTCACGGTGCCCAGCTTCCGGCGGGACATCCACGAGGAAGTGGATCTCATCGAGGAAGTGGCGCGAATCTACGGGTATGACAATATCGAATCCGCCTCTCATTTCCGGGGACGGGCGAGTGTACGCCGCCGCCGCCTCGACTGCGTGCGGGACGCGATGCGGACCCACCTGGCGGCGGTCGGCTACAGCGAGATCGTCACCTCCACCTTCATGGCTCGTGGCGAACTCGATCGGCTCGGGCTAGCAGAAGACGACCCGCGGCGCGAGCTGCTGTCGGTCCACGATCCCCGGCACGGCGGCGAGACGATCCTGAGATCCACGCTGACACCCTCGCTGCTGGCGACGGCACGTCACAACCTCCACGCCGATCGCGCGACGCCCTTCCGCCTGTTCCAGCTCGGCAAGTCGTTCCTGGCGGCGGAGAGTGGTCGATACGGGGGCCGCCACGCGGACGACGAACTGTTGCCGCGCGAGACGCAGACGCTGCAGCTGGCCGTGATCGGCCGGACGGACACCGTATACGGGGATGTCCCGGCCGATCTGCTGGAGATCAAGGGGACCTTGCAAGCCCTGGCCGACCAGCTGCGTATCGGGCTCGCGTTCGCCGGTGATGACAGCGAACCCTACCTCCAGCCAGGACAGCAGTGGGCGGTCACGGACGAGGCGGGTCGTGGAGTGGGTGTCGCGGGATCCGTGTCTCGCCGCTGCCTGCGGGCTTTCGACCTGGAGACCCCGGTGGCCCTCGCGGAGATCGACCTGCTGCGCCTGGATCTCGAACCGAGACCGGTGCGATACGAGGGCTTTTCCCGCTTCCCGGCCGTAAAACGAGATTTATCGCTGGTCACTCCGGCCGGCGTCACCTTCGAGCAGGTACGGCAACTCGTTGTGCAGAAGGGCGGTCCGTTGCTGGAAAACGTCGCGCTCTTCGATCTGTTCAAGGGTGGAAACCTCGAGACCGGAACCGCCGCTCTGGGAATTCGCTTGAAGTTCCAGTCCGCCAAGAGTAATCTGAAAGGGAAGGCTGTAGACAAAGCCATCGACGCCATCATCGGCGCCCTGCATGCAGAGTTGGGCGTGTCATTGCGTGGATGA